One stretch of Chlamydia abortus DNA includes these proteins:
- a CDS encoding DUF1389 domain-containing protein, whose amino-acid sequence MSWCILSFVTAQIIIKYSQPKYKHIPFGFRYVIKSEFPKVFFDLVTKQDLKLTNFRELLVYIHDCRESQETSLRNHRHKLSPQLKKILEDFGVDNLDSEINGQHLPSLDNLLIENCPLYWVKRFIELGNKNVLRENLEKYNLGYSGIYWFSELDSIRQSVTPRTEHGTIFLMQSYGLAQELRHEEYVFLMDQVKNHTWDHRQVTAVVDRLLINAQGDYSRYMGEKDKVELLSELRVTFTEESIKELVFRICSHGISWEQLQLIRSTSLASWQFLCWLDQSAPHGGIRILARSFLGDFISENSLRYESNIALATYSECKNVSRYKSLMNQKTSQAWKTICYYFNHRMKFHEKFEDIEETYLNRDDEGYN is encoded by the coding sequence ATGAGCTGGTGTATTTTATCGTTTGTTACAGCCCAAATTATCATTAAATATTCTCAACCTAAATACAAGCACATCCCTTTTGGATTTCGTTATGTAATTAAATCGGAGTTTCCTAAGGTATTTTTTGATTTAGTCACTAAGCAAGACTTAAAACTTACGAATTTTAGGGAGTTATTAGTCTATATTCATGATTGTAGAGAATCTCAAGAAACATCACTTCGAAATCATCGACATAAACTCTCTCCTCAGTTAAAGAAGATTTTGGAAGATTTTGGTGTTGATAATTTAGACAGCGAAATTAACGGACAACATCTTCCAAGCTTAGACAACTTATTAATAGAAAATTGCCCTTTATATTGGGTGAAGCGCTTTATAGAGTTAGGTAATAAGAATGTCTTAAGAGAAAATTTAGAAAAATACAACCTCGGGTATTCTGGAATCTATTGGTTTTCTGAATTAGATTCAATACGTCAATCTGTTACTCCAAGAACGGAACATGGAACAATTTTCCTCATGCAATCTTATGGATTAGCGCAAGAATTGCGCCACGAGGAATATGTTTTTTTAATGGATCAGGTGAAAAATCATACTTGGGATCATCGACAAGTAACCGCTGTAGTAGACAGGTTATTAATTAATGCTCAAGGAGATTATAGCAGATATATGGGTGAGAAAGATAAGGTAGAGCTATTGTCAGAACTACGGGTGACATTTACAGAGGAGAGTATAAAAGAGCTCGTTTTTCGTATATGTTCACATGGTATCTCTTGGGAGCAACTACAGCTTATTCGATCAACATCGCTTGCTTCTTGGCAGTTTTTATGTTGGTTAGATCAATCGGCTCCCCACGGAGGTATACGCATACTAGCAAGGTCTTTTCTAGGAGATTTTATTAGTGAGAATAGTCTTAGGTATGAGTCTAATATTGCTTTAGCAACTTATTCTGAATGTAAAAATGTTTCCCGATACAAAAGCCTGATGAATCAAAAAACAAGTCAAGCTTGGAAGACTATATGCTACTATTTTAATCACCGTATGAAATTCCATGAAAAATTCGAAGATATAGAAGAAACTTATCTAAATAGGGATGACGAAGGTTATAATTAA
- the npt1 gene encoding NTP/NDP exchange transporter Npt1, which translates to MTQTAEKPFGKLRSFLWPIHMHELKKVLPMFLMFFCIAFNYTVLRDTKDTLIVTAPGSGAEAIPFIKLWLVVPCAVVFMLIYAKLSNILSKPALFYTVIAPFLLFFALFPTVIYPFRHILHPTDFADKLQAILPQGLMGCVAMLRNWTFAAFYVLSELWGSVMLSLMFWGFANEITKISEAKRFYALFGVGANVALLASGRSIIWASKLRASATGNTDPWGLSLYLLMSMVVISGGIIILCYWWMNKCVLTDPRFYDPKELNKTKKSKPKMTMKESFAYLARSPYMLLLALLVICYGICINLVEVTWKSQLKMQYPNANEYSEFMGNFSFWTGVVSVIVMLFIGGNVIRKFGWLTGALVTPVMVLLTGVFFFILVIFRDQASGIVAMFGTTPLMLAVMVGAIQNILSKSTKYALFDATKEMAYIPLDQEQKVKGKAAIDVVAARFGKSGGSLIQQGLLVVCGSIGAMTPYLAIALFLIIAVWLVSATKLNKLFLIQSALKEQELAGEEAAAPTNTEASSSIQGTPAVENASS; encoded by the coding sequence ATGACACAAACAGCGGAAAAACCTTTTGGAAAATTGCGTTCTTTTCTTTGGCCGATACACATGCACGAGCTAAAGAAGGTGCTGCCAATGTTCCTAATGTTCTTCTGTATTGCGTTCAACTATACCGTATTGCGTGATACAAAAGACACTCTTATCGTAACGGCTCCCGGATCTGGTGCAGAGGCTATACCTTTCATCAAACTGTGGCTTGTTGTTCCTTGCGCTGTTGTCTTCATGCTTATCTATGCCAAATTAAGCAATATTTTAAGTAAGCCAGCCCTCTTTTACACAGTAATTGCTCCATTTCTTCTATTTTTTGCTTTATTTCCTACAGTAATTTATCCATTCCGTCACATTTTACATCCAACGGATTTTGCGGATAAATTACAGGCCATCCTTCCTCAAGGATTGATGGGCTGCGTTGCCATGCTTAGAAACTGGACTTTTGCTGCATTTTATGTGCTTTCCGAACTATGGGGAAGCGTTATGCTTTCTTTAATGTTCTGGGGTTTCGCTAACGAAATTACTAAAATCAGCGAAGCTAAACGTTTTTACGCTTTATTTGGAGTTGGGGCTAACGTAGCCTTACTAGCTTCTGGCCGTTCTATTATCTGGGCTTCTAAGCTACGCGCTAGTGCTACAGGCAATACGGATCCTTGGGGTCTTTCCCTTTACCTCTTAATGAGCATGGTTGTGATTTCCGGTGGTATTATTATCCTATGCTACTGGTGGATGAATAAGTGTGTTCTTACCGACCCGAGATTCTATGATCCTAAAGAGTTAAACAAAACTAAGAAATCAAAGCCAAAAATGACGATGAAAGAAAGCTTTGCTTACCTTGCAAGATCTCCTTACATGTTGTTATTAGCCCTTCTTGTTATTTGCTACGGTATTTGCATTAACCTCGTAGAAGTCACTTGGAAGAGCCAGTTGAAAATGCAATACCCCAATGCTAACGAGTATAGCGAATTCATGGGTAATTTCTCATTCTGGACTGGTGTTGTCTCCGTAATCGTTATGTTGTTTATCGGAGGTAACGTTATCCGTAAATTCGGCTGGTTAACAGGAGCTCTTGTTACACCGGTGATGGTATTGTTAACAGGTGTCTTTTTCTTCATTTTGGTTATCTTTAGAGATCAAGCTTCCGGCATCGTAGCGATGTTTGGAACCACACCATTAATGCTTGCTGTTATGGTTGGTGCTATCCAAAACATTCTATCTAAATCCACTAAGTATGCCCTCTTTGATGCGACTAAAGAAATGGCCTACATTCCATTAGACCAAGAACAAAAAGTTAAAGGAAAGGCTGCTATTGACGTGGTTGCCGCTCGTTTCGGAAAATCCGGAGGTTCTTTAATCCAACAAGGTCTCTTAGTCGTTTGTGGAAGCATTGGAGCTATGACACCTTACTTAGCAATAGCACTCTTCCTGATTATTGCAGTATGGCTAGTCTCCGCTACCAAGCTCAATAAGTTGTTCTTAATTCAATCTGCTCTCAAAGAACAAGAGCTTGCAGGAGAAGAAGCTGCTGCTCCTACAAATACTGAAGCATCCTCATCAATTCAGGGAACACCTGCTGTTGAGAACGCTTCTTCATAA
- a CDS encoding metal ABC transporter solute-binding protein, Zn/Mn family encodes MLLARMIKRVKLLICLVLVFIVSGCSSSKVRNDDNKIYVLSMNRMIHDCVARIVGDKLCPIVLIDGSIDPHAYEMVKGDEDKMAMSRLIFCNGLGLEHTASLRKHLEGNPKAVNIGSRLVSRGVFVPLEEDGLYDPHIWTDMSIWVEGAKEVTRALISEFPEYEQEFTSNSKELVEEMLELDAWAKRCLLTVPEESRYLVSGHNAFSYFTRRYLATPEEVANNVWSKRCISPEGISPEAQISIRDIMLVVDYIYEHNVTVMFPEDTLNQDALKKIASCLKKGYNIRLASRPLYSDNVEHNYLDTFKHNVCTITEELGGTVS; translated from the coding sequence ATGTTGTTGGCACGTATGATCAAAAGAGTAAAACTGTTAATCTGCCTAGTTTTAGTTTTTATTGTTTCTGGATGCTCTTCTTCTAAGGTACGAAATGATGATAATAAAATTTATGTACTGTCTATGAATCGGATGATACATGATTGCGTGGCTAGAATTGTAGGAGATAAGCTTTGCCCCATTGTTTTAATCGATGGATCAATAGACCCCCATGCATATGAGATGGTTAAAGGTGACGAGGATAAAATGGCTATGAGCCGGCTTATTTTCTGTAATGGCCTTGGATTAGAACATACAGCAAGCCTACGCAAACATCTGGAAGGAAATCCTAAGGCGGTGAATATTGGATCGCGCTTAGTATCTAGAGGAGTATTCGTTCCTTTAGAAGAAGATGGTTTGTATGATCCCCATATTTGGACAGATATGAGCATTTGGGTAGAGGGAGCTAAAGAGGTGACTAGGGCTTTAATTAGTGAATTCCCCGAGTATGAACAAGAGTTTACTTCCAATTCTAAAGAGTTGGTAGAAGAAATGTTAGAGCTAGATGCTTGGGCTAAGCGTTGTTTATTGACAGTGCCTGAAGAATCAAGATATTTAGTTTCTGGTCATAATGCATTCAGCTATTTCACAAGGCGTTACTTAGCGACACCAGAAGAAGTTGCGAACAATGTTTGGAGTAAGAGATGTATTTCTCCTGAAGGTATATCTCCTGAAGCTCAAATTAGCATTCGGGATATTATGCTCGTTGTAGATTACATTTATGAGCATAATGTTACCGTGATGTTCCCTGAAGATACCTTAAATCAAGACGCACTGAAAAAAATTGCTTCGTGTTTGAAGAAGGGATATAACATCCGATTGGCGAGTCGTCCTTTGTATAGTGATAATGTTGAACATAATTACTTGGATACTTTTAAGCACAATGTTTGCACAATTACTGAAGAGCTAGGAGGAACAGTTTCTTGA
- a CDS encoding metal ABC transporter ATP-binding protein, translating to MSRQHEIAWSVHNLCVNYDHSDVLCHVSFLLRKGTLTAVLGPNGAGKSTLLKSSLGLIRPSTGHTLFFGNKFKKVHQRVAYMPQRASVDWDFPMTVLDLVLMGCYGYKGMWGRITADDRKEAYSILERVGLSDLANRQIGKLSGGQQQRAFLARALMQKADLYLMDELFSAIDMASYQTVVDVLRELQEQGRTVVVVHHDLSHVRQLFDHIILLNKHLICSGPVEECLTNKNIFQAYGCELELLDRTLKLSRGKQEGTY from the coding sequence TTGAGTAGACAACATGAAATTGCTTGGTCAGTTCATAACCTATGTGTGAACTATGATCATTCAGATGTTTTATGTCATGTTTCCTTCCTATTAAGGAAGGGAACATTGACGGCAGTTTTAGGACCCAATGGTGCTGGGAAGAGTACGCTTTTAAAATCTTCTCTTGGATTGATTCGTCCTTCCACCGGTCATACTTTATTTTTTGGGAATAAGTTTAAAAAAGTACATCAACGTGTTGCTTATATGCCTCAAAGAGCAAGTGTGGATTGGGATTTTCCCATGACAGTTCTAGATCTCGTGCTTATGGGGTGCTATGGGTACAAAGGCATGTGGGGAAGAATTACAGCGGATGACCGTAAGGAAGCATACAGTATTTTAGAGAGGGTAGGTTTATCTGATTTAGCAAATCGGCAAATAGGGAAGCTTTCAGGAGGTCAGCAGCAGCGAGCGTTCTTAGCTCGGGCTCTTATGCAAAAAGCAGATCTTTATCTTATGGATGAATTATTTTCTGCTATCGACATGGCTTCGTATCAGACCGTGGTAGATGTTCTGCGGGAGCTGCAAGAGCAAGGACGTACGGTTGTGGTCGTTCACCATGATCTTAGCCATGTACGTCAATTATTCGACCATATCATATTGTTGAATAAACATCTTATTTGTTCCGGACCGGTTGAAGAATGTTTAACTAATAAAAACATTTTTCAAGCTTATGGTTGTGAGTTAGAACTATTGGATCGCACTCTTAAATTATCTAGAGGGAAGCAAGAGGGAACGTATTAG
- a CDS encoding metal ABC transporter permease: MLNCIFIDSIFLSSFLAVTLICMTTALWGTLLLIGRQPLLGESLSHASYPGLLLGALLSCKVSFFTDSILLVVIFGCLAAISGYGIIVFLEKTLRVHKDASLCFVLVVFFGLGVILTSYVKDCCPLLYNRINAYLYGQAATLGYVEAKLAAFVFVLSITTLWWWYRQIIVTIFDKDYASTCGLSTRVSGSVILIFITLVIVSGVRSVGIILISSMFVAPPLAAHQLSDRLNIIFLLSCLFGGICGALGSYISVAFTCYASGHRGVITFPTGPLVVVISGCLTLLCLIFSPKSGWVTRYIRRKCFSFSKNQEHLLKVFWYFLEDQIPEVGARDFVCSHKYQEYFGPKPFPRLRIWLLECQGLVKRQDYRWSLSEKGKSRAKKLVRAHRLWECYLVRSLEFKEEEVHGFAEEMEHVLTDELDYAITQMLDNPHYDPHNKLIPEKPQTMEEL, translated from the coding sequence ATGCTCAATTGCATTTTTATTGACTCTATTTTTTTATCCAGCTTTTTAGCGGTTACTTTAATTTGCATGACAACGGCTTTATGGGGGACGCTTCTACTTATAGGTAGGCAGCCTCTTTTAGGTGAGAGTCTTTCTCATGCTTCTTATCCAGGATTACTTTTAGGGGCTTTATTAAGTTGCAAAGTCTCTTTTTTTACGGACTCTATACTGTTAGTGGTTATTTTTGGTTGTCTTGCAGCTATTTCTGGTTATGGGATTATAGTATTTTTAGAAAAAACTCTGAGAGTCCATAAAGATGCTTCTTTATGTTTTGTGCTTGTTGTTTTTTTTGGCCTAGGCGTGATTTTGACAAGCTACGTGAAAGATTGCTGTCCTTTGTTATATAATCGTATTAATGCTTATTTATATGGTCAGGCAGCGACTTTAGGTTATGTAGAAGCTAAACTCGCTGCTTTTGTTTTTGTTCTATCCATAACGACGTTATGGTGGTGGTATCGTCAGATTATCGTGACCATTTTTGACAAAGATTACGCCTCTACTTGTGGTTTAAGTACGCGTGTTTCTGGAAGTGTGATTCTCATATTCATTACTTTAGTTATTGTAAGCGGTGTGCGTTCGGTGGGTATCATATTGATTTCTTCCATGTTCGTAGCGCCTCCTCTAGCAGCTCATCAATTGTCGGATAGATTAAATATTATTTTTCTTCTTTCTTGTTTATTTGGAGGGATATGCGGTGCTCTTGGAAGTTACATTTCGGTAGCTTTCACTTGCTATGCTTCAGGACATAGAGGTGTGATTACTTTCCCTACAGGCCCTCTTGTTGTTGTGATATCAGGATGTTTAACTTTGCTTTGTTTAATCTTCTCGCCTAAATCGGGGTGGGTCACTCGATATATACGTAGAAAATGCTTTTCATTTTCAAAGAACCAAGAGCATTTACTCAAAGTATTTTGGTACTTTTTAGAAGATCAGATTCCAGAAGTGGGGGCGCGGGATTTTGTTTGTTCTCACAAATACCAAGAATATTTTGGCCCCAAGCCTTTTCCTAGGTTGAGAATTTGGTTGCTTGAATGTCAGGGTTTGGTAAAGCGTCAAGACTATCGTTGGAGTCTTAGCGAGAAGGGAAAGAGTAGAGCCAAAAAGTTAGTGCGAGCTCACAGATTGTGGGAATGCTATCTTGTGCGTTCTTTAGAATTTAAAGAAGAAGAGGTGCATGGGTTTGCGGAAGAAATGGAGCATGTCCTCACAGATGAATTGGATTATGCCATTACACAAATGTTGGATAACCCTCATTATGATCCCCACAATAAGTTAATTCCAGAAAAACCGCAGACTATGGAGGAACTATGA
- a CDS encoding metal ABC transporter permease — MIGAFSPYHGVSFVQFLKVFFSRAFSGELFRGHLFIDDIQVIIFLAIALSGAFVGTFLVLKKMAMYANAVSHTVLFGLVSICLFTHQLTELSLGTLTLASVSTALLTGFLIYFIRNIFRVSEEASTALVFSLLFSMSLLLLVFLTRNAHIGTELILGNADSLTRGDIFPVYTILCINLIVSLIGFRSFVCVSFDSVFSFSLGIPVKIIDYVIILQLSASLVGAFKAVGVLMALAFLLIPGLIAKVFVVSVRGMLLWSLIFGAVTAVLAPACSRAILTSYGVGLSTSGISVFILMAFYVVVCLFHYGKKLAYKKFYSEDSKNTELTTL, encoded by the coding sequence ATGATAGGCGCGTTTTCCCCATATCATGGGGTATCTTTTGTGCAATTTCTTAAGGTCTTTTTTTCAAGAGCTTTCTCTGGAGAACTATTTCGGGGCCATTTATTTATAGATGACATTCAGGTGATCATATTTTTAGCAATTGCTCTTTCAGGAGCATTTGTAGGTACCTTTTTGGTTCTGAAGAAGATGGCGATGTATGCCAATGCTGTTTCTCATACAGTATTATTTGGACTTGTGAGTATATGTTTATTTACTCACCAGTTAACGGAATTGTCGTTAGGAACTCTTACGCTAGCTTCAGTTTCAACTGCTTTGCTTACAGGTTTTCTTATTTATTTTATAAGAAATATTTTTCGTGTTTCAGAAGAAGCAAGTACCGCTTTGGTATTTTCTTTGTTGTTTTCCATGAGTTTGCTTCTTTTAGTATTTCTAACACGTAATGCTCACATAGGCACAGAACTTATTTTAGGTAATGCAGATTCTTTAACTCGAGGTGATATTTTCCCTGTATATACTATCCTGTGCATTAATCTGATTGTTTCTTTGATTGGATTTCGTAGTTTTGTTTGTGTTTCTTTTGATTCTGTATTCTCCTTTTCTTTAGGGATTCCTGTGAAAATCATAGACTATGTGATTATTTTGCAATTGTCAGCGAGTTTGGTAGGAGCATTTAAAGCTGTTGGCGTTTTGATGGCTTTAGCATTTTTATTAATTCCAGGGCTCATAGCCAAAGTGTTTGTTGTTTCCGTACGTGGAATGCTTTTGTGGTCTTTGATTTTTGGAGCTGTGACAGCAGTATTGGCTCCTGCTTGTTCTCGAGCAATTTTAACATCTTACGGTGTAGGATTGTCAACTTCTGGTATTTCAGTTTTTATACTAATGGCTTTCTATGTCGTCGTTTGTTTATTTCATTATGGCAAGAAGCTGGCTTATAAAAAGTTTTATTCAGAAGATAGTAAGAATACAGAATTGACAACTCTCTAA
- the dxr gene encoding 1-deoxy-D-xylulose-5-phosphate reductoisomerase, producing the protein MKHLAIFGSTGSVGQQALAIIRSLPHLFNVVALASYGNKRDLFFEQIREFSPSIVSVYDEQLYFEIRKEFPKVQAFLCEEGLLAAATANEIDTIVAASSGIVALPAIIAAMRSGKTLALANKEVLVSAGELINGLAQQYQTKILPIDSEHNALYQCLEGRDTSEVRKLFLTASGGPLLYKSKEELTRVTIQDVLKHPIWNMGAKITVDSSTLVNKGLEIIEAYWLFGLEHAEIDAVIHPQSLIHGMVEFEDGTVLSVMNPPSMLFPIQHVLTTPKRCPAPHKGMDFSIKQILEFFPIDEERFPSIALARQVLQDKGSSGPFFNAANEILVQRFLKKEIAWCDILDKLTRLMKNHRVSSCTSLDDVFSVDKEARALAQEI; encoded by the coding sequence TTGAAACATTTAGCTATTTTTGGATCCACGGGAAGTGTGGGACAGCAAGCTTTGGCAATCATTCGCTCGCTTCCTCATTTATTCAATGTGGTTGCTCTTGCTTCATACGGTAATAAGAGAGATCTATTTTTTGAACAAATTCGAGAGTTTTCTCCTTCTATAGTTTCTGTATACGATGAACAGCTATATTTTGAAATTCGCAAGGAGTTCCCTAAGGTTCAGGCATTTCTTTGTGAGGAAGGATTGCTCGCTGCTGCTACAGCTAACGAAATAGACACGATTGTTGCTGCATCTTCGGGGATAGTCGCTTTACCTGCAATTATTGCCGCTATGAGGTCAGGGAAAACCCTAGCATTAGCAAATAAAGAAGTTTTAGTTTCTGCCGGAGAATTAATTAATGGACTTGCTCAGCAGTATCAAACTAAGATTTTGCCAATAGATAGTGAGCATAATGCTTTATATCAATGTTTGGAAGGCAGAGACACCTCGGAAGTAAGAAAGTTGTTTTTAACAGCTTCTGGAGGTCCTTTATTATACAAATCTAAAGAAGAATTAACTCGTGTGACTATTCAGGATGTATTGAAGCATCCCATATGGAATATGGGAGCTAAGATTACCGTAGATTCTTCAACATTGGTAAATAAAGGCTTAGAAATAATCGAGGCGTATTGGTTATTTGGATTAGAACATGCAGAGATAGATGCTGTAATTCATCCTCAAAGTTTAATTCATGGTATGGTAGAGTTTGAAGACGGAACGGTGCTTTCTGTGATGAATCCGCCGAGTATGCTTTTCCCCATACAACACGTATTAACAACCCCGAAACGCTGTCCAGCACCTCATAAAGGAATGGATTTTTCTATCAAACAAATATTAGAATTTTTTCCTATAGATGAGGAGCGTTTCCCAAGCATTGCTTTGGCGAGACAAGTATTACAAGATAAAGGATCCTCAGGACCATTTTTTAACGCTGCTAACGAGATCTTAGTTCAAAGATTTTTGAAAAAAGAAATTGCTTGGTGCGATATTCTAGATAAGTTAACACGACTTATGAAAAATCATAGAGTTTCTTCGTGCACCTCGTTAGATGATGTCTTTTCTGTTGATAAAGAAGCTCGAGCTCTTGCTCAAGAGATATAA
- a CDS encoding site-2 protease family protein has protein sequence MTIIYFILAALALGVLVLVHELGHLLAAKSVGMAVESFSIGFGPTLYKKKIGNIEYRIGIFPFGGYVRIKGMDKREKGVDVDPDSVYDIPQGFFSKSPWKRIFVLAAGPIANVLLAFVAFGALYISGGRSKAYSEYSRIVGWVNPILKEKGLALGDEILTCNGKPYYSDKDAITSALLDGRLSFTGVHPGYLSETSSDFAFNTEFDVNKNGIPLAGASYLLYRHQEPISKESPLYSANILPGDRLVWMDGQILFSPMQVSQILNEAYAFVKVSRHNKEFSVRIPRILVSTLYLSPYVRNELIDNQYEAGIKGKWSSLYTLPYVINSYGYVEGELQPIDPESPFPSMEEKLELGDRIIAIDGTPVSGSTDILRLVQNHKVSIIVQKMTPEQLEDVDSSLADKRFIHSYNAQDLLAIIHSIGSTQEVRESGQYRLLPPVHPKPWVSIYSDDLLNKRREMAKRFKNQDQQRYYLDRIEIEKQRLSLGIPLRDMTVKYNPRPDVLIAHIAKDSLRTMKALVVGRLNPQWLSGPVGIVHMLHKGWSLGIAEALFWIGLVSINLAVLNLLPIPVLDGGYIVLCLWEMITRRRLSMKLIERMLIPFSLLLIAFFIFLTFQDLFRFFAVS, from the coding sequence ATGACAATAATATATTTCATTCTTGCAGCCCTTGCTTTGGGGGTTTTAGTATTGGTTCATGAATTGGGTCATTTACTGGCAGCCAAGTCTGTAGGCATGGCTGTGGAGAGTTTTAGTATTGGTTTTGGTCCAACTTTATATAAAAAGAAGATTGGCAATATAGAGTATCGTATAGGTATTTTCCCATTTGGGGGATATGTCCGAATTAAAGGCATGGACAAGAGAGAAAAAGGTGTAGATGTAGACCCTGATTCCGTTTATGACATACCTCAAGGTTTTTTCAGTAAATCTCCATGGAAAAGAATCTTCGTTCTTGCTGCTGGTCCTATAGCTAATGTTTTGTTAGCTTTTGTAGCTTTTGGTGCCTTATATATTTCTGGAGGAAGAAGTAAAGCATACTCTGAGTATTCTCGTATTGTGGGCTGGGTAAATCCTATTTTAAAAGAGAAAGGTTTGGCTCTTGGCGACGAGATCCTTACGTGTAATGGTAAGCCTTATTACTCAGATAAAGATGCAATTACTTCCGCTTTATTAGACGGGCGTTTGTCATTTACGGGAGTGCACCCTGGATATCTTTCGGAAACTTCTAGTGATTTTGCCTTCAATACAGAATTCGATGTTAATAAAAATGGTATTCCTCTAGCAGGAGCTAGCTATCTTTTATACCGTCATCAGGAGCCGATTTCCAAGGAATCTCCTCTGTATTCAGCGAATATACTTCCAGGTGATCGCTTAGTGTGGATGGATGGGCAAATCCTGTTTTCTCCAATGCAGGTTTCACAGATACTGAATGAGGCTTATGCTTTTGTTAAGGTTTCTCGTCACAATAAGGAATTTTCGGTACGTATTCCGAGAATATTAGTGAGTACACTGTACCTTTCTCCTTATGTCAGGAATGAACTTATCGATAATCAGTATGAGGCTGGGATTAAGGGGAAATGGTCTTCTTTATATACTTTACCGTATGTGATTAATAGCTACGGCTATGTAGAAGGGGAATTACAACCGATCGATCCAGAGTCTCCATTTCCTTCTATGGAAGAAAAACTGGAATTGGGGGATCGAATTATTGCGATAGACGGTACTCCCGTTAGTGGAAGCACGGACATTTTACGTTTAGTTCAGAATCATAAGGTATCGATTATTGTTCAGAAAATGACTCCTGAGCAATTAGAGGATGTGGATTCCTCCCTTGCTGATAAGCGATTTATTCATTCCTACAATGCTCAAGATTTATTAGCGATTATTCATTCTATAGGGAGTACTCAAGAAGTACGCGAATCAGGACAATATCGGTTATTGCCTCCCGTGCATCCTAAGCCTTGGGTGAGCATTTATTCCGACGATCTTTTGAATAAGCGTCGTGAAATGGCGAAGAGATTCAAAAATCAAGATCAGCAGCGGTACTATCTCGATAGAATAGAAATAGAAAAACAAAGGTTATCTTTAGGGATTCCTTTAAGGGATATGACTGTGAAGTATAATCCTAGACCGGATGTCTTAATTGCGCATATTGCTAAGGATAGTCTGCGTACTATGAAAGCATTAGTTGTAGGCCGGCTGAATCCTCAATGGTTATCAGGACCTGTGGGGATTGTTCATATGTTACATAAGGGGTGGTCGCTAGGAATAGCAGAAGCTTTGTTTTGGATAGGGCTAGTAAGTATCAATCTAGCTGTTTTGAATCTCCTTCCAATTCCTGTATTAGATGGCGGCTATATTGTACTTTGCCTATGGGAGATGATCACAAGACGGCGTTTGAGTATGAAACTTATTGAGAGGATGTTAATACCATTTTCTTTATTATTAATAGCCTTCTTTATTTTTCTAACGTTTCAGGATTTGTTTCGCTTTTTTGCAGTGAGTTAG
- a CDS encoding esterase/lipase family protein, whose translation MNKLLLILLFLISGTSILADTSIIQTLPSGIGGIQETSQQKESVICVHAFLRSYRSLKPIGNVLEKENYDVFIWNYETRKFTIEKHADHLVKLIIKIAELKPGVPINFVTHSIGGVIVRVALAKPDCPQEAKCGKAILMAPPNAGSTLARRYRSLAIVQFIFGGKLGRQLLTYCPRKMLNVGKLPSTVDVLILSGNKRSKFLPFRLECENDGKVCTVETRLDTPHKGYVINTNHTYIITNKKSIFLMREFLKHGSKTAAIEQVPEEIELQVKEDKQKSSRLNTNKNKDIYIIHCFGSHPYNLYGFPKIWKPNSLQKSETNPETLEK comes from the coding sequence ATGAATAAATTATTATTAATTTTACTATTTTTAATATCTGGAACCTCTATTTTAGCGGATACCTCTATAATTCAAACACTTCCTTCGGGAATTGGTGGAATACAAGAAACATCCCAACAAAAAGAATCCGTAATCTGCGTTCACGCATTTTTAAGATCTTACAGGTCACTAAAACCTATTGGTAATGTCTTAGAAAAAGAAAATTACGACGTGTTTATCTGGAACTATGAAACTCGAAAATTTACAATAGAAAAACATGCCGATCATCTTGTTAAACTGATTATAAAGATTGCAGAGCTCAAGCCAGGAGTCCCTATTAACTTTGTAACGCATTCTATAGGAGGCGTTATTGTTCGCGTAGCCCTGGCAAAACCAGATTGCCCTCAAGAAGCCAAGTGTGGAAAAGCTATACTGATGGCCCCTCCAAATGCCGGGTCGACATTAGCAAGACGCTATAGATCCTTAGCCATTGTACAATTCATTTTTGGAGGTAAATTAGGAAGACAGTTACTCACCTACTGTCCAAGAAAAATGCTTAATGTCGGTAAGCTCCCTTCAACTGTAGACGTTCTTATACTGAGTGGAAATAAACGCAGTAAGTTTCTGCCTTTCCGTTTAGAATGCGAAAATGACGGAAAAGTGTGCACTGTGGAGACCCGCTTAGATACTCCACATAAAGGTTATGTAATTAACACCAACCACACCTATATCATCACAAATAAGAAATCTATTTTCCTCATGAGAGAGTTTCTAAAACACGGAAGCAAAACTGCAGCTATAGAACAAGTTCCAGAGGAAATAGAACTCCAAGTAAAGGAAGATAAACAAAAAAGCTCTAGGTTGAATACAAACAAAAACAAAGATATTTATATTATCCATTGTTTTGGTTCTCATCCTTATAACCTTTATGGATTTCCTAAAATCTGGAAACCTAACTCACTGCAAAAAAGCGAAACAAATCCTGAAACGTTAGAAAAATAA